In Dasypus novemcinctus isolate mDasNov1 chromosome 10, mDasNov1.1.hap2, whole genome shotgun sequence, one DNA window encodes the following:
- the LOC101422298 gene encoding olfactory receptor 52H1-like: MIIFNLSSFNSGPFILVGIPGLEEFHVWIGIPFCAIYIVAVVGNCILLYLIAVERSLHEPMFFFLSMLAMTDLILSTACVPKTLSIFWLGAQEITFPGCLTQMFFLHYSSVLDSAILMSMAFDRYVAICSPLRYTTILTPQTIIKIVVAISFRSFCIILPDVFLLTRLPFCRTRIIPHTYCEHIGVARLACADISINIWYGFCVPIMTVTSDVILIAISYIFILCTIFHLPSQEARQKALGTCGSHVCVILMFYTPGFFSILAHRFGHNVSHSFHIMFANLYIVIPPALNPIVYGVKTKQVRDKVILLFSTKDIS; encoded by the coding sequence ATGATCATTTTCAACTTGAGCAGTTTCAACTCAGGTCCTTTCATTCTGGTGGGGATCCCAGGCTTGGAGGAATTCCATGTATGGATTGGGATTCCCTTCTGTGCCATCTACATTGTGGCTGTTGTGGGAAACTGCATCCTTCTCTACCTCATTGCAGTGGAGCGCAGCCTTCATGAACCCatgttcttctttctctccatGCTGGCCATGACTGACCTCATCTTGTCCACAGCTTGTGTACCTAAAACACTCAGTATCTTTTGGCTTGGGGCTCAAGAAATCACTTTCCCAGGGTGCCTTACACAAATGTTCTTCCTCCATTACAGTTCTGTTCTAGATTCAGCCATTCTGATGTCCATGGCATTTGATCGTTATGTGGCAATTTGTTCTCCCTTGAGATACACGACCATCTTGACCCCCCAAACCATCATCAAGATTGTTGTGGCCATCTCCTTCCGAAGCTTCTGCATCATCCTGCCAGATGTATTCCTGCTGACACGCCTGCCTTTCTGCAGGACACGCATCATCCCCCACACCTACTGTGAGCACATAGGCGTTGCCCGACTTGCCTGTGCTGATATCTCTATCAACATCTGGTATGGCTTTTGTGTTCCCATCATGACGGTCACCTCAGATGTCATTCTCATTGCCATTTCCTACATCTTCATCCTTTGCACTATATTTCATCTCCCTTCTCAAGAAGCCCGCCAGAAAGCTCTTGGCACTTGTGGCTCCCATGTCTGTGTCATCCTCATGTTTTATACACCAGGTTTTTTCTCCATCCTTGCCCATCGCTTTGGGCACAATGTCTCCCATAGTTTCCATATCATGTTTGCCAACCTTTACATTGTTATTCCACCTGCATTGAACCCCATTGTTTACGGAGTAAAGACCAAGCAAGTCAGGGATAAAGTCATACTCTTGTTCTCTACCAAGGATATAAGTTGA